ACTAACACCTTCATCAATGCCCCTTTTCTGGATATCTTCAACGATTTTTTCAGCCTCTTTTTTTAGATCTGAATCAACCTCCGTACCCCAAACCGAATGTATCACATGTACTGCAACTACAGAGGAACCTGTTGATCGGGCCAATCTGATTCCTGTATTTACAGCATTTTCAGAATTCTCCGATCCATCGGTAGCAATCAATATCTTCTTAAATGGAATTTCACGCATTTCTTCCATGCCATACCCCAGTATATTTTCAAATTATTTTTATGAACCCTGTATACAGTTTCTTGAAATGATAATTTATTTTTTTATTTTGCAATCAAGGCGAAAAACAATATGATCAGAATTTGTTCAGGATTAAAAATCTTACTGTATATAGCCACTGAACTCGTTTACCGGTATGGCAGTATAAGTTTGAGTCCTTATACTTCCACGGGATGCAAGTTCAACCACAGCTTTTGAGATTGCAGCTTCATCCCGTGCTTCAACAATATTTAGGAAATCGAACTTCCCAAGTATAAAGAACTGTTCCAGAACTTCAACACCCATTTCTTTTAGTTCCTGGTTAACTTCTTTAATTCTTTTTGGGTTTTTCTTTAACGTTTTTGCTCCATCATCCGTTAGTTTCGAAATTATAACATATTTTGTCATTGCTTTACCTCCACATCCTAAACACATTATCTATAATTGTAATCATATCTGTTGGGATTTATATTTTGCTACTATTATCAAAAGTATTAGTTATAGCAATAATTTATTCAATTTAGTTATCACCGGTCAGCATACATTGCAATCAGATATTTGCATAGCACCCATAAATTTAAATATCAGAGCAATTGACTAAAAATGTCTATATCAAATATAGAATTGGCGATAATTTTCACCAAAATAATTATATTACATCAGATTATGTCAGGAATATGAATATGTATAAAAGAATTTATGCAATTTTCAATATATGTGGAAACCTGATCATGTAGATCAAATGGACTCTAAATCCGTTCAGCCGGGTTAGATTCCCGGGGTTTCCGCCATAATCATATTAAATATTTTCCACAAATAACTTATTTACATGGAGACAGACAAAAAATG
Above is a genomic segment from Methanosalsum zhilinae DSM 4017 containing:
- a CDS encoding universal stress protein; translation: MEEMREIPFKKILIATDGSENSENAVNTGIRLARSTGSSVVAVHVIHSVWGTEVDSDLKKEAEKIVEDIQKRGIDEGVSVEKVILVGNPAEMLINYAEKKFSEQKDIDLIVMGTKGMSGIKKFLMGSVAENVVWHSKKPVMVVP
- a CDS encoding GYD domain-containing protein, with translation MTKYVIISKLTDDGAKTLKKNPKRIKEVNQELKEMGVEVLEQFFILGKFDFLNIVEARDEAAISKAVVELASRGSIRTQTYTAIPVNEFSGYIQ